A stretch of DNA from Carya illinoinensis cultivar Pawnee chromosome 12, C.illinoinensisPawnee_v1, whole genome shotgun sequence:
TATGGGTCTATTTCCCATTAATTAGTATTTCCACCAAAAAGCATCTTTCATAAATTGGGATAGGCTACTGAATACTTGTAACAGAAGGAGTAGTGCTATTTGTCTTGGCTAAAGAGTGTCACATTGCTTTGCGTCCTCTATTGTCTTTACAGGGAAAAGCACGAGGATTTATTGCTGGTGTGGAATCAATAGCAAGTTTGTTATCACCACTTGTAATGAGCCCATTAACTTGTGAGTGGACCAAGTCTAAGTTGCTATGTGAATGTTTTGATCATCTCATGTTTTGCTAACCAGTTGAATTTCTGTCTCAGCATGGTTCCTATCTAAGAGTGCTCCATTCAACTGCAAAGGTTTCAGCCTTGTATGTGCATCCATATGCATGGTGAACATCTACTCCCCAcatctactctctctctctctctctcaactaaACCAACCTTTTAATTTCCTCAGGTTATTGCTTTATGTTATGCTTGCTTGCTTAAACCCAATAAAGCCTCAAACTGTGGTTCGGAGCCGGGGGATGACACTGAAGCTCCACTTCTAGGTGATAGTCGATGATCCATTGATTGTAGGTCTCAAGtagtttgtaaatatttttctcgGCGGATAATGTAAAAATATTCAGCATCCTTGAGTAGATTGATGTTGCAATTATGTTAGCGCAACCAAGTTTTCAGTATGCAATTTTCTTAAGAAAGTCTCTCTACTACTTTCCTTCACATGTTCACTTTTCTTGATAGAGATCAAGAAAtgctgtaaaaataaaataaatgcttGTTCTAgccctttttcttttgttttaagattaagTAAGAGGGTgttaatcaaatataaaataaataataaaatgtacaCCTtcctataaatttaaatttttggaatAATTGATGATTTCATATGAAATCAGAATAGAGATTTTGAGTTCAAATTCTGACTCTACACTTTaccttatttaattaaatatttcacgtatTGGGTCACCTATTGAGAAATATTCTAACCTACATGTGAGGGaggtgttaagatataaaataaataataaaatctactttttcctATTAATTTAAGCTTTTGGGACAAGTATTGAGTTTATATAGTATGTGTTGTGTGGTCTTGGACCTCTCAATGTCCAACCTATATGTGATGGtgagtgttaagatataaaatcaataataaaatctactttttaagatataaaatcaataataaaatctactttttcttCTCAATTTAAGCTTTTGggataaatattgattttatatggTATGTGTTGGGTAGTCTTGGACCTCTTTTCCATTTAACTCATTAATTTGAATATTGTAAGACAATTTATCATCTCGGTAAGAATTGATTTAATCTTAAGATggataaaaaaatgtgatatgAATCGATTTGAAATTTTGGCTGTTAAAGAGCGACatgaattcaattattttccatgtttctaaattatttttttaaagaatataagaaaaattacaaaaaataaaatgatagtaaatagtaaataattggTTGAACCCGAAATGAACCCACCCGAATTTGAAGGACTCGAACACCGCCGGTTCGCCATTTACCCGACAAATTTCGACCGCGTAGAAATATCAGCAAGACGGAAGGCTCTGCAGAGATAAAAGGCAGAAAAGCTGATAGCTATACCATTAAACCATAAAAGCGGCCATGGAAGTTCTCTCCCCCTCGGCCGCAACCACAACACCGCATATATTCCCAAGAAAAGCACACAAAAGCCAACCCCAAAATCTCACTGTAAACATCAAATTTCCCAATCCACCGAGCAAAAGAAACCACCTtcatctctcttcttcttcttctttcatttcttctacATGTTTCTCTTCCACACCAAGTGCGACTTTAACTTCACCTACAAAGACATTTCTCACTCCCAGTGACAACCACCATTGGATGGTGCTCATGGAGGCTCCTCCACAAGGGGTCAATTCCAAACCAGAAGTTATTGACTATTATGTTAACACCTTAGCAAGGGTATTGGGCAGGTAGGTatgtttcatttaaattttcagATAAAAATGTTTGCTTTTGGTCTGAATTATGCTTTGGTTGTGGTTTTGAGCAGTGAGAAGGATGCTCAGATGTGCATATATCATGCATCTTGTGATTCCCCCTTCGGCTTTTGCTGTGCCATTGACGAAGATACTTCCCGCGTGCTCGCCCGTAAGTTTCTGTTCTTTTACGCTCTCTTTGATATCATTCTAGTTTGCAGCAGAATGAATCATCTGGTTGTGCTTCAATTCTGCACCATTTTGGTCCTTCAGATTTTATGTTTGGGCAGAAGTTGTGAAAGACGTTTTCATTGCTACTTTTGTGCGGCGAATGTCCTGTAGGTCTACCTGAGGTTTTATCGGTTAGGGCCGACCCGGATGATAGTGCTGTTAAAAAGACATACAGCTCATCAACAGGAAGTACTCGGTTGTTTCCTGTGGCGAATACCAATCACTGGCTTGTTCGGATGGACAAGCCGGGGGTTGGAGTTGTTACGAAGGCACAAATGGTTGATTATTACGCTCAAGCACTGACCAAGGTGTTGGGGAAGTAAGAAAACAAGATTTGAGTGTTTTTTTCCTGTTCCATTTGGTTATAACGTTTCGAACAGAGCATCAATTTGATATTCTTCCTTTGATCACCTTGTTTTTCTTAACCCTGAAAATGGAATGGTAATTTTCTAGCGAGAAGGATGCTCAAATGTGTATATATCACGTTTCTTGGCGGTCAAACTTTGGGTTCTGTTGTGAGCTTGATGATGAAAGTGCAAGGGAACTAGCTCGTtagtattttcatttaatttaattttttaccaCAATTTCCATTTTGATGCATTTCGTTGATTTGAGGACAAATGCTTCCAAATGTGCAGGTGTACCAGGTGTATTATCTGTCCTGCCAGATAAAAACTTTGAATCAGAGAATAAAGATTATGGAGGTTTGTTCCTTTGTGTAGTAAAAATACAATCCACTTCCATATAATATCTGTTTCTGATTGTAATTTCAATGCAGGTATCATATCCTCTGCCTTTACTAGATTTCAACTTCACTTATCGGTTTGAGCGTAATTGTATGATCTTCgagatatattaaataatttaaatacaaaaaatagcCAGATTTGAAAGATATATGGTGTTGGGGTAAGAAAGAGGTGAGTGTTGCCAATCCGGTATTTGTCTAGCTAAGCAGGTAGAAGGCTTGGAGATGTATTGAGGAAGGCAGATGCTCAATGTCTTTGCAAGGGAAGCTGATGCTGAAAATAATAACTTAATTATTGCCATGTTACTGGGTGCTAGAGTATTCATggattaataatttatcatggTTTTGTTAGATTGCTTAAGTATGATTTAATCCCTTTGGAGAGAGGATTCCACTTTTGAAGTGGAAGATGACATTACTCATCTTATCTCAGTGGAAACTTTGCAATTGGTTATTTAATAACCAAGATTATATACCATTTATTTGTTGTACTTATAAGCTATTGTAGTCATGAAGCttgatttttattaataagaagCCATTTTGCAATGAATAATTTGTAATTCCAACATTATCTAtagataaaaaaagaagaataatttgTAACTCAGATTTTATCTGAAGTTGACCACTAGAGTAAACAAGGTTTGTTTTCCAGGAAATTTACAGAGTTTTATGGATCAGGCAGATTCTTCGGAAGCAAGTCAAACAGCCCccataaaaacaaagaaactatTTATTACCGGTACGCTGCAGCTTGGACTTGACTTATGGATTCTTTGCCTGTAAAAGTGATACTTTAGCTGTCCACCTTTTTGGGAGTAATTCAAGATGCAAAAGATCTCTTATTAATTTACCTAGCATATGtgcttcttttttaatatttttttgttgaagtatgccttttttagtttaaattgacTTAAATCTCTCAAATTAACTTCAAACACAATAAGGTTTCCCATTTTGTAAGCATTTATCGATCAGTTTCTAttcatgagataaaaaaaatttcttatgtACCAGTAACTTCATTTCTCCCTCTTTTCTTGTCCGACAACAGTTTGAGATCTCTTTCAATGAACAGGCCTTTCATTCTATACATCAGAGAAAACCTTACGAACAGCATTTGAAGGCTTTGGCGAGCTTGTTGAAGGTAGTTTGCAATTTTGTGCTCATAAAATGCAGCATTTCAATTTCTTAGGATTGGTGTGCTCATGATACTGGTGTAATGCTTTCTCAacagtaaaaattataatggacAAAATTTCTAAAAGGTCTAAAGGTTATGCGTTCATAGAGTACACTACAGAGGAAGCTGCTAGTACAGCACTCAAAGAGATGAATGGCAAGGTTAGTTCACTGGCATCTTCCCCAGCCCCTTCctcttttcctatatatatatatatatacatacatattttttttcatatgaatcttCCTGCTTGTATTTCTCGTGTTTAATACTCATAGATAAATGGGTTGGTCTTACTTCAGGTTTGGTTCAGAATTGTagacaaaacaattaaaaaattctcGATAATAAAAAGGCTGCCTTACTTTTGGTTGCTCGTCCTTGTAGATCATTAATGGCTGGATGATAGTTGTTGATGTTGCCAAGACCAATCCACCAAGATACAGCCGTCCAAGATAGGAATAATCCCACAGATAGAGACGGAGACACAGACTGCCCTTAAAAGTTTTAAGGCTTATTGCCCTCACAGTGTTGGTGGACTATCCTGCAAACCAGTACCTAAATTTTGTATATTGTACCTGCCATAGATCTTTTTTACCAGCTCAATATGTTCTTTCAAGTGAAGCATTAGTGGTGCATATTACGGAATGcagcatctctctctctgtctctcagcCACATCCACATGAAACTAGTAATTACAGAATGCATcgaacaatttctttttgacaTTGAATTGATGCAAGGATTTCCATCATCCAAGGCCTTAAGTCACTCcgtattttcttgtttctaaaaattgTTGAATGTTACATGATCAATgtatataaaaaagtttaaatatcACAATAGTTGGATAGAtaattattgatgaatgatAATATATAGGTAGAACACAAGTAATCACAATATATGCAAGATAAACCTGTTGAAAATCCATCCATTATCAGTCCAACAAAAGGGAATAAATCATCCATTATCAGTCCAACAAAAGGGAATAAATTTTCGGTTTTGGCTGAGATGTCAATAATTCATGCAACAAATACAAATGATGATCTCCTACAGTGCATGCAAGCACCATAATTACACATtggattaattatattaatttacttttcattttcttgtcgAAGATGCCTGGTCCATAAGTTGAGATGATCAAGTCTTTAAGAATTGTGAACTGAATTCATACAAAGAATGTAACCAAAACACTAGCCAAACGAATGAGAGGAATTGCAATACGTGATTGCTCATGTAGGATGATTAAAAGAGTATTGGAAAAGGTTATCATCATGTTCGTAATAGAGCAAAAAATGGTCAAAAGGCCTATAATCATCTGCCTGGGCAAATATTCAAGAAAATCTTCTTCTGCATAACGTGATGTGAGAATTCTCAAAATCATCAAGATCGAAGTTGAGGTAGGAAAAAGTGacaattcatcaaattttataaagagcataaacattaattttttctttaagaatattGGAAAGCTTGTAGTTTGGTTGTTACCACCTGGATTCGCAAAAGCTACACCCAACTATCAGAGCACCCACCATTGTATATGATAATGTTGTGTCTTTCATtcatttctctcccttttccatCATGTTCTTATGGTTCTTTGTAAACAATTGTTGGAGAGTTAAACCATCCTTGTTGGTAGTTTCCTTAGCCTTGGGATGAACAATTCTCTTTATCTCCTGCATTTGTTAGAAATAAATTGTTAGATTAAGAATGCTACCAAAACTATTTATTTGGAGAGTAATGCTAAAGATAGTGATAAGCTGTGTAAGCGGCCTacactctttttgaaaaagagtaaggtttattattaaaaaaataattttttatatggattatatatttactcacttaaaaaaaaaaagtatgtggTGCTTGTGCACTCAATGACTGCAAACGTCATTTCTCTACTTTGGATATAAAGTATTATGAAGACTAAAACTCCAACGTCCTTGCATAGAAGAAATA
This window harbors:
- the LOC122290418 gene encoding organelle RRM domain-containing protein 1, chloroplastic-like, coding for MEVLSPSAATTTPHIFPRKAHKSQPQNLTVNIKFPNPPSKRNHLHLSSSSSFISSTCFSSTPSATLTSPTKTFLTPSDNHHWMVLMEAPPQGVNSKPEVIDYYVNTLARVLGSEKDAQMCIYHASCDSPFGFCCAIDEDTSRVLARLPEVLSVRADPDDSAVKKTYSSSTGSTRLFPVANTNHWLVRMDKPGVGVVTKAQMVDYYAQALTKVLGNEKDAQMCIYHVSWRSNFGFCCELDDESARELARVPGVLSVLPDKNFESENKDYGGNLQSFMDQADSSEASQTAPIKTKKLFITGLSFYTSEKTLRTAFEGFGELVEVKIIMDKISKRSKGYAFIEYTTEEAASTALKEMNGKIINGWMIVVDVAKTNPPRYSRPR